The nucleotide sequence tcatagaTAATTTCGAATATGTTGGTAATATGCTTCTCAATGACTTCTCAATTATGTTTTCCCAATTTAAGTCAATCTCTTTCATTTGTTAAGAGTGAGAAACTAGCAAGAATccaacccaaaagaaaaagttaacaaGTTTAAGATGTGATTGTTGTTACTACTAAATATTCTTCTCAGTTTATATGTGGTCTTCAGTCATCTAACATTGTGCGTTGTTGATATAATCAACAGATCGAGTAAAACTTAGCTTTACATCTTTGCATTAGGAGAATCATGCATTGTTATTCTCTTTACTATTATATTATCAATTTAACTCGCAAATCTTTCTTTAGCCAGTTTGACGATCTAACATAATTATATTGGCctcaaaccatttttttttcacttttggtATGGTAGTATAGATTTTGGACGATTTGCCTTCTATCATTTTGTTTACATCTAAATTACTGTACTTGGTATTTGCCAATCaatattgtttcaaaaaaaaagaatgaggtCGAACCGGACTataaataattgattaattatatacatCGCTCCACACCGGGTTGGTATATATTTGGCCGATGTAATGGAGTGAAAAATAGATGGTTCTCATTGCTCAGGTAAAGCAAATATTCATAAAGATCAAATTATTAGCCAATCAACATAGAGTTATATTGGCTATGAACGAATCATTCAACAGCAAAGATACTGCAGCTAACACTTCGATGTCTTTTTTATTATTCCTATGTTACTTTTAGTAAATAGAAAATTGAAGCTAGTATTGTTAACTTCACTCTCAAGAAAACGTGATGAAACTACTGTTTCCATTCAACTGGTTTGTGCCGTGTGTGTTTTGTATAAAGAtgatttgtatttatttatctattatagagaattgtttgatgaatttatcaggttttttaaaaaatatatacatgtgtttgtgtgtgtggggTAAGCTTGCTAATTCATATATAGCAAAAAAAGTAAGTTACTGTAAAAGTAATCAAACTAATTTAACACAATGGGCTTGTTCGTTTTGTCGTCGCAGGTATCTGTGGCTACGGTAACCGCAAATACGTTTATTCGTTTGATTATCGCAGGTACCTACATTAAGATGTTGCAGTAAATGCTGCGACATGcgtctaatatttttaaacgttGTTTCGATCTAACGGCCAAAAACGTAGACGCAGCTGCTGCCGGCAACCAAGCAAATAAGCCCAATTTTTGTATTTGCGTCTTATATACTAGCTAGTAGCTCTGTGAAGATGATATCTCTTTCCAATTTTcacaaaataagattagaaaaagAGTTAGCAAGGACATTAAGTGActtattaaattagaaaaagaaaaaacaaaaagatagtttttttttgtcatctgatagAACCCAAATAGAGTCtcgaaacagaacaaagaaaagaaaacaacaagggAAAAGATagttgtaacaaaaaaataggCAAAGGAAGGTGAGAGagtgaggaagagagaaaagctAAGGAATCAATGTACTCTTAGAAATGTACCTTTGtgtacaaattacaatatttgTTGGAACATAATATCATCCACATATTGTTCTAGATTCTACAGCTGGCTCCaaatttttgttcttatttaattaatctcactatatatattactcatCCGTACTTGCTATTATTACAGTAAAATTGTAATAAAGTAAAATTGATTGGTCATAGGTTCGAATCCTACTCGGAGAGATTTGATTCATTCcgaaattaagaagaaaagaattaCATATTGGCTACGAAAgtccatataattttattagattaAAGAGTTACAGGTTTTGGGTAGGTTTAACTAAACTATTCAACCAATCCAAAAGTGTATTGTAGTGCAAGCAAGGGAAATATAAATACAAGAGATAAATAAGTACATGAGTCAATGTAGTGtaaattcttaattaattttcactAGCTAGACTAATCATATCAACGTAAATATATTACTGCTGCCGACGGCTTGACATGTTTGTCTTGATCATATGTCGTTCAAAAATTGATGGATCATAAATGTAACATTCCAAACTAAAACTGGTCGGTGAAAATTGCATGTAATAAACTTAAAGCTGTCGagttcattttaaaatattagtgtGTAAAACTACATTTAAgacattttataaacaaatcatCGTAAGGATAATCATCAATACATTAGAAAAGAAACGACAATATACATAGCAAACCAAACTAAATAAGCCCTAGCTAGGCCTTCTTCCattcatcatcgtcatcatcgtcACCATGGTGATGACTAGTTATGATGAGATTGGCAAGGAGGGAGAGTTTGGCGTTCGGACTCAGAGACACGAGAGGCATGGAACTTAGCGATGAAAGCAGAAGCTTTACGGTCAATACCTGGCTCAGCCACCCAGTAACGCTTGTCCTCGTCGCTGGCCCATGCCTTTCTTGTGTAAACGACGTCGTCCCAGGATGCATCAGCTTCAACTCTATGATGAGACGACCTTCTTGCTTTAAATAAGCTGAAGAGTGAAAACTTCTTTCTGCCATGACTTCCCATGAGAGACAGAACAAGAACAGCAATTAAGATTGAAGAAAAGAACTGCAAATTTCGTGTAAGGTTGTGTTTGTCTGATGTGTTTTGGTGTGGAGAGATGGACTTTGGGGATGTATTTATAGGGTGACTGAGCCAAAACAGCTTTATGTGGGGTTTTCATTTTTGGTCCGGTTTGGTTCGAATCTTGGTTGGTCCCTTTTAGAAGTTATCAAACCGAAATAaagtttggtttagttagtGTTATTTCGTTTACGTTGTACCACATACTTTTTAATGTGTCGCTTGTATTTGGAGCTATTCTTTTCTGTTTATATAGTTAACAAAATAGCTATATATATTAggtgaatgattttttttttggttcaacatTTTTAATCTAGCTCTCGttagtttctcttttttcttatgGGCTTTTcaaactaatttgttttttttttcgttaatgGATGTATAGTTGTTTGTTTATCTCTGCTGAAACATTGTTCTTCGTCTTTATCTTTTcgaatatatattgtttgaatttttaaagacAAACACAACTTACTATAAGTAAATAGAAATGCTTCTTGATAATAACATTGCGGAGtcatattaaccaaaaaaaaagagttgttgAGTCATAATGTCGTCGAAAATGTAGTGTGTCATATAATGTTCGATGTAATGTCAGAGTCAGTCTCTAGCCTAACTACATGACAACTCCTCCTCAAATGTAaatcactatatctttattattttgattgatCTGTATATATCttgtttaattcattttattttttatcattttacattgttttcagaaaaagaacaaaaagaatttatatatgttaagttCTTTGTATTTTGAGTGTGCTACTATTATCTCGAGGTTTGACCCCTTATATACTACATATTGCCTTGCACATATATTAGACTTagattttaaattcttttaaaatcaatatttaacTGTAGATTCACCCTAAAGCTgggaaaaaaaaccattaataataaaatatagcgACTTCACATAACATCAGATAATGAGCTATCTTGgtgtaattaatttttgtaattaataagCAGGCCAATCATCAGGAGTGTGCactaatttttttctatctcaTCAGATAATGAGCTATCTTGGTGTAATTAATTTTTCCACGTTTTAATCATAATAAACAACCGTATTAAAAAGATTAACGTAAAATTAAGAAGGAGATCATAGTAATGAGATATTATTCGAGTATCTGAtagggaagatgaagatgaagaaacgtGGAACCTGCTTGGTATTGAATCGGACGGTTGTTGAGATTTTATCAGACAAACTCAATCTCAAAGGGTTCATTGTTAAACTTTTAAAGAGTCTTTGGTCTGTccattttattctattttatcttCCTTAATTCCTCCCAAAGGCATCCaagttctctgtttcttttctatTGAACTTTcttcaaacattttttaaatgaGTGTGATCGAATCAACCAAAAGGTGGTGTATTCTAATTGTATGTTTCAATAATATCGAAAAAGATAGAATTATTGTTATAAAAGACGAAACACAGAACTGTTTATATGTTGGTTGTATTTTGCTTTCCTATCCTAATGATGCTTCTAGATATTGCTCTCTTAAAATTTCAACGAAGTGCCAAACTCTTTACCACTCTAAGATTCTTGTCAATATTAGTAAGTCAatgtaaataactaaaatatgatTAGTATCAcgatttcttttggttttattaaaaACCTTATTTGTATATGTCAATTTTGTAGCAACCACTCAAAccttaatcatatataaattctAATATTCATCGTTTTTTTTCCCTAAACATGTCAATCGTGACACTAGTTATGTCAATAATGTTTCACATTTTAATATACAGGGcatttgaaacatatatatggTGTTTATTCTATACTAATTTATAATGTTGAACAAATTAGTAAACAATATAGAGTTTAAACGTTTAAGTATTTAACTAAACTTTCAGGTGAAATGCTCTAATTTTTTCCTATGTAATTCATTGCTTTTTGGCACTAATAATCTTATGTTTGTGCAATGATtgattctctttttaatttcattaacTATTTCgtgaaattaaaaaagattttatgaCTGGTGGGTGCTCCatctcaataatttttgttgCATATTTTGTTATCAcgtttattaaaataaattagttaaaaacagattagatatatttaaagtagaattttcttaagaaacttctataaagaaaaaaatcaaatacaatcaTAATTTCACTATTAGAGTATTGCATTAGCTAGAAGAAGACCACACACGACAATAATTTCATATAACCATGTCACAAACTCGTACAACTAATTTAGAGTATCATTTAGCTAGGTGTCACTtattaagagagaaaaaaagttattaactaagttttaaatttaaggaagattaaacaaaaaaaaaaggttaagggAGATGGAAGAGGAAACAGTCAAAAGACAAATGAAAAACAATCTGTGGAAGAATAAAAACACTAACGATTgtcatttgtttttatatgacaACGAGCGCTTCTTTTTTCGTTTTCCATTGTTTGTGGAATATATTCAACAGCTTCAAGCTACACTATAGTATATAACaattagtaattaaataatatctagCAGAACTTTCTTTCATACAAATATACTAATCTTCTTTAGTAATCTTTTCGCCTATAAACTGTGTATTTTTAAGCTATAAATAAAGCATAAGTAATCTACCACCAAACAAAGTTTGTTATCGAATTTGGCAGggaatataaaagaaagaaataaagtttgATTCGTTTGGATTTGAATGTGTTCGTCTTGATTGGTTTCACTTTTTgggctgatttttttttaaaataaagaaagataattataaattacCATGGCACGGATCTCACCATAACCATTTAGAACTAGATGAAGCGTGTTATgatcatattatttttgtaatgatCAAATTATTACACAAGAAGAACTGATTTTAATATAAGAAGTGCATCAGATTACCAAACATAGAGAGTTCACCTTATTATCATTGTTATTGCTGTTTAGGAAAACTAAAGACTAAGTTTAATCATTAGTAAAGTTTGACTACCAACGACGGATATCGGGATATAAAAGTGCAACAATTCTAGGAAatgatttgtaatttaatgTAATAATGTAATAATGTAATTAATTCCATATGATACATTCGAcccataattaatttaaaaatcatagaaaaagtaaaaaatttgatgtatatttttaattagttacaatatttcaaataaaaacatGCATACTCCAAGGATAGTATATGTTTCAAGGTAAAAGGTATCCACTAAGTTCACTAGCCATTACAAAAGTAACTCATCTTTTGGCCATGACCAATCATACGAACGACTGTAAGTTTCCaaccttttaatttatttataataaatatcaGAAGAAAAATGCAGTTTATAGGAAACATACACTAGTagcttaaaaaacaaaagaaaccccAACTTGTGTAAGaatcatttcctttttttttgtttttttttacttctttccATCAATTATTTTTGCAATGATCatattattttaagattttagtAGATAACCTAATTTTAATACTTATTCGTAATATTAATGCAATGGTAACTATCATAAATAAACAAGAGTATATGCACTACATACCATAAAAATGGAAAGTATTTAACAAACTATCATGGGACTCATAAtctattctctctctttatatacaattacttttatacccattacatatattacatgttatttgtttaaatatcatgttatttttgttttttgaacgaaattatatatcagtttgggttcacaaatgaaatagttagggtttaaagtttacaattaaaacgaaattatatgtcggtttgggttcacaaatgagattgttaaggtttagattttacaattagaacgaaattatatgtcggtttgggttcacaaataagatggttagggtttagattttacaattagaacgaaattatatgtcggtttgggttcacaaataagatggttagagtttaaattttacaattagaacgaaattatatatcggtttgggttcacaaatgagatggttagggtttagattttacaattagaacgaaattatatgtcagtttgggttcaTAAATgagatgtaaaatataaatattacatgctattttaaaaaatttcacgTAATCTTTCATTTCTACAttacaataaaataagaaaagggtgattttgtctttttactCCCAAAAAACGTGGGTCCCATGGTATtctcctattaaaaaaaattgttgtgctATTCTCTTAAATAACTTTTAGAATTGtggtatttatttaattaacccAATAAACAAATACTTTTGTTCAACATCTGAAAAACATTATGTTTACGAAAAGTAAAATGCAAAAACACTTCCCTACacttattgtttttgttttaagacTTCCCTACACTTACACTGCAATACAATACTACATGTATTGCTCTTAATTAGTGGAAAGATGCTTGGCTCCATCGCCTCACCGGATTGCACTGACTCCATTGCTCATCTTACCACGACAAGGTACCCATTGATGAATTCATTCTCATGTGGGAGAAATATTTTCAGACAGCAAGGTAGGTTTCTTACTTAACTTGAGCCAATTTATCCGCTTTATTAACAAACTGTGTGAAATAGGATCTGTTcactaaactatatataaagcTTCCCACAAACTCTACGGGATACTTCGTTGTTGGTTCAAAACGAATACGTAATTGCtttaatttttctattgttCTTTAACTTTTAGATTTCCtatatttgtaaatatcttTTTGTTGAGTAAGAAATTTAACATTCTCACTGAAAAATACGATATCAAATTTTGTCAccatatcaattttttttggtataagtGCCAAAAATTACTTGGACACTAATCTTTGTTATCAGTTTATTATAGTTCGGTTATTCCAAATTGCTTGTTTTGGGCCCAATCATAAAAGCTCCGGGCCtgctaaagaagaaagaaagaaaaaaagaaaaaaggaaaaaaaaacttcaaactcGGTTCGttggtctctctctctgcgTTTGCGCtgcgatctctctctctctctctagaaacTCTGAGGAGGTAAGCTTCTTCAATCTGCATCATTAGATTTTGTGTCGATTTGAGATTACgataaaccctaatcatcaatcTTTAAGAAGCCTTACCTAGATTAGATCGGTATCGATTTTGAATCGCTGTGACGTAGAAACCCTAGTTTCGTGAATCCATCAGAGCCAGCTTTAACACAATCACattgggttttagggttgaTATAGCGATATGGATACCAGGAGGCGTGAAAGTAAGACGGAAGCAAGTAGTAGAGAGAAACGGATTTATGAGAAAGATCAGGTTTATTTCACATATCTCAATTTTTTACTGGTAAAAAAGTTATTGTGTGATTTTGGTAGTTTGGTTTAATCAATTTGTGTGGTTTTGAAATTGGTATAGATGAATCAAgagtcttttattgagggaTTAGCAGAGGAGTTTCGATTGCCGATTACACATAGGGTTACTGAAAACGTTGATTTGGAGGATGTGGAGCAAGCATCGTTAGATACAAAGATATCTTCGTCCAATGTGGGGTTTCGTCTTCTTCAGAAAATGGGGTGGAAAGGAAAAGGTTTAGGGAAGCAAGAGCAaggtgtgtttgtgtgtttaacAAGAATTCATAAAATTGGGTTGGTTTAGTCTTAGAGTTGTTTCATCTTTTTGATTAATGTTGATTGATATAATAAGGTATAACGGAGCCTATAAAGTCCGGTATCAGGGATCGAAGACTCGGTTTaggaaaacaagaagaagatgattattTCACTGCAGAGGAAAATATCCAAAGGAAGAAACTTGATATTGAGATTGAAGAGACTGAGGAAATCGCAAAGAAACGGGAGGTATGCGTTCAAAACATGATGCCTTTAACTTTCGATACCCAAAAGAACAGAATGCAGTGTATATATGTGCTTCTGTTTTGACGGGATTGGTAGTATTgtaaaaagggaaagaaaaagaaaaaattcctGCANNNNNNNNNNNNNNNNNNNNNNNNNNNNNNNNNNNNNNNNNNNNNNNNNNNNNNNNNNNNNNNNNNNNNNNNNNNNNNNNNNNNNNNNNNNNNNNNNNNNNNNNNNNNNNNNNNNNNNNNNNNNNNNNNNNNNNNNNNNNNNNNNNNNNNNNNNNNNNNNNNNNNNNNNNNNNNNNNNNNNNNNNNNNNNNNNNNNNNNNNNNNNNNNNNNNNNNNNNNNNNNNNNNNNNNNNNNNNNNNNNNNNNNNNNNNNNNNNNNNNNNNNNNNNNNNNNNNNNNNNNNNNNNNNNNNNNNNNNNNNNNNNNNNNNNNNNNNNNNNNNNNNNNNNNNNNNNNNNNNNNNNNNNNNNNNNNNNNNNNNNNNNNNNNNNNNNNNNNNNNNNNNNNNNNNNNNNNNNNNNNNNNNNNNNNNNNNNNNNNNNNNNNNNNNNNNNNNNNNNNNNNNNNNNNNNNNNNNNNNNNNNNNNNNNNNNNNNNNNNNNNNNNNNNNNNNNNNNNNNNNNNNNNNNNNNNNNNNNNNNNNNNNNNNNNNNNNNNNNNNNNNNNNNNNNNNNNNNNNNNNNNNNNNNNNNNNNNNNNNNNNNNNNNNNNNNNNNNNNNNNNNNNNNNNNNNNNNNNNNNNNNNNNNNNNNNNNNNNNNNNNNNNNNNNNNNNNNNNNNNNNNNNNNNNNNNNNNNNNNNNNNNNNNNNNNNNNNNNNNNNNNNNNNNNNNNNNNNNNNNNNNNNNNNNNNNNNNNNNNNNNNNNNNNNNNNNNNNNNNNNNNNNNNNNNNNNNNNNNNNNNNNNNNNNNNNNNNNNNNNNNNNNNNNNNNNNNNNNNNNNNNNNNNNNNNNNNNNNNNNNNNNNNNNNNNNNNNNNNNNNNNNNNNNNNNNNNNNNNNNNNNNNNNNNNNNNNNNNNNNNNNNNNNNNNNNNNNNNNNNNNNNNNNNNNNNNNNNNNNNNNNNNNNNNNNNNNNNNNNNNNNNNNNNNNNNNNNNNNNNNNNNNNNNNNNNNNNNNNNNNNNNNNNNNNNNNNNNNNNNNNNNNNNNNNNNNNNNNNNNNNNNNNNNNNNNNNNNNNNNNNNNNNNNNNNNNNNNNNNNNNNNNNNNNNNNNNNNNNNNNNNNNNNNNNNNNNNNNNNNNNNNNNNNNNNNNNNNNNNNNNNNNNNNNNNNNNNNNNNNNNNNNNNNNNNNNNNNNNNNNNNNNNNNNNNNNNNNNNNNNNNNNNNNNNNNNNNNNNNNNNNNNNNNNNNNNNNNNNNNNNNNNNNNNNNNNNNNNNNNNNNNNNNNNNNNNNNNNNNNNNNNNNNNNNNNNNNNNNNNNNNNNNNNNNNNNNNNNNNNNNNNNNNNNNNNNNNNNNNNNNNNNNNNNNNNNNNNNNNNNNNNNNNNNNNNNNNNNNNNNNNNNNNNNNNNNNNNNNNNNNNNNNNNNNNNNNNNNNNNNNNNNNNNNNNNNNNNNNNNNNNNNNNNNNNNNNNNNNNNNNNNNNNNNNNNNNNNNNNNNNNNNNNNNNNNNNNNNNNNNNNNNNNNNNNNNNNNNNNNNNNNNNNNNNNNNNNNNNNNNNNNNNNNNNNNNNNNNNNNNNNNNNNNNNNNNNNNNNNNNNNNNNNNNNNNNNNNNNNNNNNNNNNNNNNNNNNNNNNNNNNNNNNNNNNNNNNNNNNNNNNNNNNNNNNNNNNNNNNNNNNNNNNNNNNNNNNNNNNNNNNNNNNNNNNNNNNNNNNNNNNNNNNNNNNNNNNNNNNNNNNNNNNNNNNNNNNNNNNNNNNNNNNNNNNNNNNNNNNNNNNNNNNNNNNNNNNNNNNNNNNNNNNNNNNNNNNNNNNNNNNNNNNNNNNNNNNNNNNNNNNNNNNNNNNNNNNNNNNNNNNNNNNNNNNNNNNNNNNNNNNNNNNNNNNNNNNNNNNNNNNNNNNNNNNNNNNNNNNNNNNNNNNNNNNNNNNNNNNNNNNNNNNNNNNNNNNNNNNNNNNNNNNNNNNNNNNNNNNNNNNNNNNNNNNNNNNNNNNNNNNNNNNNNNNNNNNNNNNNNNNNNNNNNNNNNNNNNNNNNNNNNNNNNNNNNNNNNNNNNNNNNNNNNNNNNNNNNNNNNNNNNNNNNNNNNNNNNNNNNNNNNNNNNNNNNNNNNNNNNNNNNNNNNNNNNNNNNNNNNNNNNNNNNNNNNNNNNNNNNNNNNNNNNNNNNNNNNNNNNNNNNNNNNNNNNNNNNNNNNNNNNNNNNNNNNNNNNNNNNNNNNNNNNNNNNNNNNNNNNNNNNNNNNNNNNNNNNNNNNNNNNNNNNNNNNNNNNNNNNNNNNNNNNNNNNNNNNNNNNNNNNNNNNNNNNNNNNNNNNNNNNNNNNNNNNNNNNNNNNNNNNNNNNNNNNNNNNNNNNNNNNNNNNNNNNNNNNNNNNNNNNNNNNNNNNNNNNNNNNNNNNNNNNNNNNNNNNNNNNNNNNNNNNNNNNNNNNNNNNNNNNNNNNNNNNNNNNNNNNNNNNNNNNNNNNNNNNNNNNNNNNNNNNNNNNNNNNNNNNNNNNNNNNNNNNNNNNNNNNNNNNNNNNNNNNNNNNNNNNNNNNNNNNNNNNNNNNNNNNNNNNNNNNNNNNNNNNNNNNNNNNNNNNNNNNNNNNNNNNNNNNNNNNNNNNNNNNNNNNNNNNNNNNNNNNNNNNNNNNNCCTGCAGTCTTTTATTACCTGGTTGGTGGCTTTCTACTGCCCGCTTCGTGCCCATTATGACAATCCAGGTCCTAGCAGAACGTGAGCAGAAGATCCAGAGTGATGTTAAAGAAATCCGTAAAGTCTTCTATTGTGAACTCTGCAGCAAACAATATAGAACAGTGATGGAGTTTGAAGGTCACTTGAGCTCATATGATCACAACCATAAGAAGGTAAACAAATACTCTGATCCCCTTTATCCTTACTTTTACAGCTTTTTTTCCAAAGCCTAAAACATAGAAGTTGCTGGTATTATGCAGCGATTCaaagaaatgaaagaaatgCACGGTACAAGCAACCGCGATGATAGGAAGAAGCGAGAGCAGCAGCGTCAAGAGAGGGAAATGACTAAAATGTACTTTCTCTtcgttttacatattttgaaagATTGTTTATGCGTTGGACTTAACCAAGATTGTGTTTTGTACCTCTTAGGGCTGATGCTCGTAAACAACAGCAGATGCAACAGAACCAACAAGAAGTCCCAGAGAATGTCCCTGTTTCTACACCGGCTAAGACCACGGTTGCACCACTTGCTGTCCAAGATCAGCGAAAAACATTGAAGTTTGGCTTTTCTTCTAAAAGCGGCAGTATATCAAAGGTATGAAAAAATCATTAAACTGTGAGCTTACTACTTAGTACCTTAGTCGTTGATTTACTAGCTGAGCCTGTTAAGTGCCGGACCTAATACACTCGGGCTTTTACCTGCTTCAACATATCTTATCCTCTCAGTTACTGAaactagtttttatatatatattttacctttgtAGAGCCAACCCACAAGCAGCATCAAGAAGCCAAAAGTAGCAATTGCATCAGTTTTTGGCAATGATAGCGACGAAGACTAAGTTCGGGAAAATTTTACTCTTATGTAACTCTCTATTTTATGGTTCTTTACcacagatttaaaaaaaaaaaaaaaaagcagaaactGGTCTGAAAAACAACTTTACACAAACACAGTCTTAAATTTTGTTACATGTGTTTGCCCTCTTTAccactattattattatcaaaatCAATCTGAAACTGACCGTTAAAAAGAACCGTTGAAGTGCCCACCTACACAAGTCATCAGTAGAGACCATTTAGCACGTGAATGAAGTCTGTTGGGTAGGTGAATCTTTCCAATCACGCGTGAGTCACGTGACCGCAACAACACAAACCATTTCATTTAGTCACAGTTTCCAAAATGTCGTCGTGGCAACGCACTTTCACCACTTGTCTTTATCctattttcattgtttttagaGAAATTGGAAAAGCTCAcatttcttctcttccaaagCTCTCTCTCAATCAATCAATGACGTCGTCTCTGTCTCCACCGGAAGAAGCTTCGTTTCACCACCGTCACCCTAGAAGatactcttcctcctcctcttcttccaacGGCGTAGGTGTCGAATCGGTTCCCGATTTCGTCAAACGCCCCAAAATCTCTCTTCAGAATTACATATCTTCCTCTGAGATCGAATCAGAGTTTTCGCATCACGATCCAGACTTCACTCGGATCAACAACGGAAGCTTCGGCTGTTGTCCTTCATCAATCCTAGCTCGACAACGAGATTGGCAGCTCAGGTTCCTTCGTCAACCGGATCGATTCTTTTTCGAACAACTCAAACCCAATCTCTCAGAATCTAGATCCGTGATCAAACGTCTCATCAACGCAGAGCACGACGACGAAGTCTCAATCGTCGATAACGCCACAACCGCAGCTGCAATCGTTTTACAACAAACCGCTTGGGCTTTCCGTGAAGGNNNNNNNNNNNNNNNNNNNNNNNNNNNNNNNNNNNNNNNNNNNNNNNNNNNNNNNNNNNNNNNNNNNNNNNNNNNNNNNNNNNNNNNNNNNNNNNNNNNNNNNNNNNNNNNNNNNNNNNNNNNNNNNNNNNNNNNNNNNNNNNNNNNNNNNNNNNNNNNNNNNNNNNNNNNNNNNNNNNNNNNNNNNNNNNNNNNNNNNNNNNNNNNNNNNNNNNNNNNNNNNNNNNNNNNNNNNNNNNNNNNNNNNNNNNNNNNNNNNNNNNNNNNNNNNNNNNNNNNNNNNNNNNNNNNNNNNNNNNNNNNNNNNNNNNNNNNNNNNNNNNNNNNNNNNNNNNNNNNNNNNNNNNNNNNNNNNNNNNNNNNNNNNNNNNNNNNNNNNNNNNNNNNNNNNNNNNNNNNNNNNNNNNNNNNNNNNNNNNNNNNNNNNNNNNNNNNNNNNNNNNNNNNNNNNNNNNNNNNNNNNNNNNNNNNNNNNNNNNNNNNNNNNNNNNNNNNNNNNNNNNNNNNNNNNNNNNNNNNNNNNNNNNNNNNNNNNNNNNNNNNNNNNNNNNNNNNNNNNNNNNNNNNNNNNNNNNNNNNNNNNNNNNNNNNNNNNNNNNNNNNNNNNNNNNNNNNNNNNNNNNNNNNNNNNNNNNNNNNNNN is from Camelina sativa cultivar DH55 chromosome 20, Cs, whole genome shotgun sequence and encodes:
- the LOC109131327 gene encoding uncharacterized protein LOC109131327, which gives rise to MGSHGRKKFSLFSLFKARRSSHHRVEADASWDDVVYTRKAWASDEDKRYWVAEPGIDRKASAFIAKFHASRVSESERQTLPPCQSHHN
- the LOC104771147 gene encoding G patch domain-containing protein 8-like, producing the protein MDTRRRESKTEASSREKRIYEKDQMNQESFIEGLAEEFRLPITHRVTENVDLEDVEQASLDTKISSSNVGFRLLQKMGWKGKGLGKQEQGITEPIKSGIRDRRLGLGKQEEDDYFTAEENIQRKKLDIEIEETEEIAKKREVLAEREQKIQSDVKEIRKVFYCELCSKQYRTVMEFEGHLSSYDHNHKKRFKEMKEMHGTSNRDDRKKREQQRQEREMTKMADARKQQQMQQNQQEVPENVPVSTPAKTTVAPLAVQDQRKTLKFGFSSKSGSISKSQPTSSIKKPKVAIASVFGNDSDED